One Coffea arabica cultivar ET-39 chromosome 5c, Coffea Arabica ET-39 HiFi, whole genome shotgun sequence DNA window includes the following coding sequences:
- the LOC113688889 gene encoding cytochrome P450 CYP72A219-like: protein MKTTHSFMIVLVSSCLVLSVLAWKVLSWVWFKPRKLEKHLKQQGFKGNPYKLFYGDFKEIGTLFQEAYSKPISLSDDIVPRVIPHFLGTVNKYGKNAYLWFGPKPTMVIMDPELTRKVTQKMEIFQKPQFHPLSKLLAQGTLVYEGDKWAKHRKLLNQAFHMEKLKLMVPAFYTSASEMLSKWEEGISAKGSIELDVWPHLQTMTGDAISRTAFGSKYEKGRRIFELQTEQAQHLVKAVQSMYIPGLRFLPTKRNRRMKQIAKEVNDSIGEIIRTRLNALRTGEASDDDMLSLLLESSSQETDKEFGMTTKEIVEECKLFYFAGQETTAVLLVWTMILLSMYPDWQEHAREEVLQHFGTNIPDFDGLNRLRIVTMILHEVLRLYPPFPILGRTVAEETKLGNLTFPSGQLLTVPTILLHHDPEIWGEDVKEFKPERFADGVSHATKGQVVFFPFGWGPRICIGQNFAMLEAKLVLAMALQRFSLELSPSYSHAPYSAVTLQPQFGAHLILHKM from the exons atgaaaacAACCCACAGCTTCATGATTGTACTTGTTTCTTCTTGTCTTGTTCTCTCAGTATTGGCATGGAAAGTGTTGAGCTGGGTATGGTTTAAACCCAGAAAGCTTGAGAAGCATCTCAAACAACAGGGTTTTAAAGGGAACCCTTACAAGCTGTTCTATGGAGACTTCAAAGAGATAGGAACCCTGTTCCAAGAAGCCTACTCCAAGCCTATCAGTCTCTCAGACGACATCGTACCAAGAGTTATACCTCATTTTCTAGGAACTGTTAATAAGTATG GAAAGAATGCCTATTTATGGTTTGGGCCAAAACCAACGATGGTAATCATGGATCCAGAACTCACAAGGAAAGTTACACAAAAGatggaaatttttcaaaagcCTCAATTCCACCCACTTTCCAAATTGCTCGCCCAAGGGACACTGGTCTATGAAGGGGACAAATGGGCCAAACACAGAAAGCTCCTCAACCAAGCTTTCCACATGGagaagttgaag CTTATGGTACCAGCATTTTACACAAGTGCAAGTGAGATGTTGAGCAAATGGGAGGAGGGTATTTCCGCAAAAGGGTCAATTGAGTTGGATGTTTGGCCCCATCTTCAGACTATGACAGGTGATGCAATTTCAAGGACAGCATTTGGCAGCAAATATGAAAAGGGAAGAAGGATCTTTGAATTGCAGACAGAACAAGCCCAACATTTGGTCAAGGCTGTACAGTCCATGTATATTCCCGGGTTGAG GTTCCTGCCAACTAAAAGGAACAGAAGAATGAAACAAATCGCGAAAGAAGTTAATGATTCAATTGGGGAAATTATCAGGACTAGACTAAATGCACTGCGAACAGGGGAAGCCAGTGATGATGACATGTTGAGTTTATTACTTGAATCCAGTTCTCAAGAAACTGACAAAGAATTTGGCATGACTACAAAAGAAATCGTTGAAGAGTGCAAGCTGTTCTATTTTGCTGGGCAGGAGACGACTGCTGTGCTGCTCGTTTGGACAATGATCTTATTGAGCATGTATCCGGACTGGCAAGAACATGCTAGAGAAGAGGTTTTGCAACATTTTGGGACAAACATACCAGATTTTGATGGACTAAATCGCCTGAGGATT GTTACAATGATCTTACATGAGGTTTTAAGGCTATACCCACCATTTCCTATTCTTGGTCGAACAGTCGCTGAAGAAACTAAACTAGGAAATCTAACTTTCCCGTCTGGACAGCTACTGACCGTACCAACAATATTATTGCATCATGACCCTGAAATATGGGGCGAGGATGTCAAGGAATTTAAGCCAGAGAGGTTTGCAGATGGAGTCTCACATGCAACCAAGGGCCAAGTTGTATTCTTCCCATTTGGCTGGGGACCTCGTATCTGCATTGGCCAAAACTTTGCCATGTTGGAAGCAAAATTGGTTCTTGCCATGGCTTTGCAACGCTTCTCCCTTGAACTCTCACCATCTTATTCCCATGCTCCTTATTCAGCCGTAACACTCCAACCCCAGTTTGGAGCTCACTTAATTTTGCACAAGATGTAG
- the LOC113690605 gene encoding cytochrome P450 CYP72A219-like isoform X1, producing the protein MEAAHSFMIALVSSCCVVLSVLAWRALNWAWFQPKKLQKHLKQQGFKGNPYKLIYGDFKQISSLFQEANSKPISLSDDIVPRIVPHFLEAVNKYGKNTYLWFGPRPMMLIMDPELIRKVTHKMDIFQKVRFRPQARLLIGGILVYEGEKWAKQRKLLNQAFHTEKLKLMVPAFYKSASEMLSKWEEMISVKGSFEVVDVWPNIQTMTSDAISRTAFGSRYEEGRKIFELQREQARHLVEATRSIYIPGSRFLPTKRNRRMKQIAKEVEGSIREIINARLKALRAGEAIDADMLGILLESTSQETDGESGMTTGEIIQECKLFYFAGQETTAVLLVWTMILLSMHPDWQERAREEVLQHFGTDMPNFDGLNQLKIVTMILHEVLRLYPPFPNIGRSVAEETKIGNLTIPAGQLLTLPMILLHHDPEIWGEDVKEFKPERFADGVSSATKGQIVYFPFGWGPRICIGQNFAMLEAKLALAMILQRFSFELSPSYSHAPHLTIAIQPQFGAHLMLHKL; encoded by the exons ATGGAAGCAGCTCACAGCTTCATGATTGCACTTGTTTCTTCTTGTTGTGTTGTTCTCTCAGTATTGGCATGGAGAGCGTTGAACTGGGCATGGTTTCAGCCCAAAAAGCTCCAGAAGCATCTCAAACAACAAGGTTTTAAGGGGAACCCTTACAAACTGATCTATGGAGACTTCAAACAGATATCATCCTTGTTCCAAGAAGCCAACTCAAAGCCTATCAGTCTCTCTGACGACATCGTACCAAGAATCGTACCTCATTTCCTAGAAGCTGTTAATAAATATG GTAAGAATACCTACTTATGGTTTGGGCCAAGACCAATGATGCTGATCATGGATCCTGAACTCATAAGGAAAGTTACCCATAAGATGGATATTTTTCAAAAGGTTAGATTCCGTCCACAAGCCAGATTGCTGATCGGAGGGATACTGGTCTACGAGGGGGAGAAATGGGCAAAGCAAAGAAAACTCCTCAATCAAGCTTTCCACACGGAGAAGTTGAAG CTTATGGTACCAGCATTCTACAAAAGTGCAAGTGAGATGTTGAGCAAATGGGAGGAGATGATTTCGGTGAAAGGGTCATTTGAGGTGGTGGATGTTTGGCCTAATATTCAGACTATGACTAGCGATGCAATTTCACGAACAGCATTTGGCAGCAGATATgaggaaggaagaaagataTTCGAGTTACAGAGAGAACAAGCTAGACATCTGGTCGAGGCGACAAGGTCCATATATATTCCTGGGTCGAG GTTCTTGCCAACTAAAAGGAACAGAAGAATGAAACAAATTGCAAAAGAAGTTGAAGGTTCAATCAGGGAAATTATCAATGCAAGACTAAAGGCACTGAGAGCAGGAGAAGCCATTGATGCTGACATGTTAGGTATATTACTTGAATCCACTTCTCAAGAAACTGACGGGGAATCTGGCATGACTACAGGAGAAATCATTCAAGAGTGCAAGCTGTTCTATTTTGCTGGGCAGGAGACCACTGCTGTGCTGCTTGTTTGGACAATGATCTTACTGAGCATGCATCCTGACTGGCAAGAACGTGCAAGAGAAGAGGTTTTGCAACATTTCGGGACTGACATGCCAAACTTTGATGGACTAAATCAGCTCAAGATT GTTACAATGATCTTACATGAGGTTTTAAGGCTATACCCACCATTTCCTAATATAGGTCGATCAGTTGCAGAAGAAACTAAAATAGGAAATCTAACTATCCCTGCTGGACAGCTACTGACACTACCAATGATATTATTGCATCACGACCCTGAAATATGGGGCGAGGATGTCAAGGAATTTAAGCCAGAGAGGTTCGCTGATGGAGTCTCAAGTGCAACAAAGGGCCAAATTGTATACTTCCCATTTGGCTGGGGACCTCGTATCTGCATTGGCCAAAACTTTGCTATGTTGGAAGCAAAATTGGCACTAGCTATGATTCTGCAGCGCTTCTCGTTTGAACTTTCGCCATCTTATTCTCATGCCCCTCACCTAACCATAGCAATTCAACCCCAGTTCGGGGCTCACTTGATGTTGCACAAGCTGTAG
- the LOC113690605 gene encoding cytochrome P450 CYP72A219-like isoform X2, with protein sequence MMLIMDPELIRKVTHKMDIFQKVRFRPQARLLIGGILVYEGEKWAKQRKLLNQAFHTEKLKLMVPAFYKSASEMLSKWEEMISVKGSFEVVDVWPNIQTMTSDAISRTAFGSRYEEGRKIFELQREQARHLVEATRSIYIPGSRFLPTKRNRRMKQIAKEVEGSIREIINARLKALRAGEAIDADMLGILLESTSQETDGESGMTTGEIIQECKLFYFAGQETTAVLLVWTMILLSMHPDWQERAREEVLQHFGTDMPNFDGLNQLKIVTMILHEVLRLYPPFPNIGRSVAEETKIGNLTIPAGQLLTLPMILLHHDPEIWGEDVKEFKPERFADGVSSATKGQIVYFPFGWGPRICIGQNFAMLEAKLALAMILQRFSFELSPSYSHAPHLTIAIQPQFGAHLMLHKL encoded by the exons ATGATGCTGATCATGGATCCTGAACTCATAAGGAAAGTTACCCATAAGATGGATATTTTTCAAAAGGTTAGATTCCGTCCACAAGCCAGATTGCTGATCGGAGGGATACTGGTCTACGAGGGGGAGAAATGGGCAAAGCAAAGAAAACTCCTCAATCAAGCTTTCCACACGGAGAAGTTGAAG CTTATGGTACCAGCATTCTACAAAAGTGCAAGTGAGATGTTGAGCAAATGGGAGGAGATGATTTCGGTGAAAGGGTCATTTGAGGTGGTGGATGTTTGGCCTAATATTCAGACTATGACTAGCGATGCAATTTCACGAACAGCATTTGGCAGCAGATATgaggaaggaagaaagataTTCGAGTTACAGAGAGAACAAGCTAGACATCTGGTCGAGGCGACAAGGTCCATATATATTCCTGGGTCGAG GTTCTTGCCAACTAAAAGGAACAGAAGAATGAAACAAATTGCAAAAGAAGTTGAAGGTTCAATCAGGGAAATTATCAATGCAAGACTAAAGGCACTGAGAGCAGGAGAAGCCATTGATGCTGACATGTTAGGTATATTACTTGAATCCACTTCTCAAGAAACTGACGGGGAATCTGGCATGACTACAGGAGAAATCATTCAAGAGTGCAAGCTGTTCTATTTTGCTGGGCAGGAGACCACTGCTGTGCTGCTTGTTTGGACAATGATCTTACTGAGCATGCATCCTGACTGGCAAGAACGTGCAAGAGAAGAGGTTTTGCAACATTTCGGGACTGACATGCCAAACTTTGATGGACTAAATCAGCTCAAGATT GTTACAATGATCTTACATGAGGTTTTAAGGCTATACCCACCATTTCCTAATATAGGTCGATCAGTTGCAGAAGAAACTAAAATAGGAAATCTAACTATCCCTGCTGGACAGCTACTGACACTACCAATGATATTATTGCATCACGACCCTGAAATATGGGGCGAGGATGTCAAGGAATTTAAGCCAGAGAGGTTCGCTGATGGAGTCTCAAGTGCAACAAAGGGCCAAATTGTATACTTCCCATTTGGCTGGGGACCTCGTATCTGCATTGGCCAAAACTTTGCTATGTTGGAAGCAAAATTGGCACTAGCTATGATTCTGCAGCGCTTCTCGTTTGAACTTTCGCCATCTTATTCTCATGCCCCTCACCTAACCATAGCAATTCAACCCCAGTTCGGGGCTCACTTGATGTTGCACAAGCTGTAG
- the LOC113690604 gene encoding cytochrome P450 CYP72A219-like, translating into METANLSAYTVYSSCLLLVVVAVSWKALNWVWFRPRKLEKRLKEQGFRGNPYKLLHGDIKEMSTLHKEAQSKNLNLSDDIVPRVIPQYLGAVKKYGKKTYLWLGPKPAMVIMDPEQVKEITQKVYVFQKPHGNPLRRMLTPGIVMYEGDKWTQHRKLLNPAFHIEKLKLMLPAFHKRASEVVNKWEKVVSPKGSAEVDVWPNLQALTSDAISRTAFGSNYEEGRRIFELQREQAEHIVEAGGSVYIYIPGFRFLPTKRHRRMKQITKEVNDSIREMIDTRKKAMRAGEARTDNLLGLMLQSNSQEIEKHGNKDYGMTTEEIIDECKLFYLAGQETTSALLVWTMIYLSRYPDWQARAREEVLQHFGANDPEFDGLNQLKIVNMILHEVLRLCPPITATARRIAEETKLGNLTIPVGVLLVLPIMLMHHDPDIWGEDVKEFKPERFAEGVSHATKGRLAFWPFGWGPRICIGQNFAMLEAKLAMSMILQRFSFELSPSYAHSPRVAVTLRPQYGAHLILRKV; encoded by the exons ATGGAAACCGCCAATCTATCAGCCTATACTGTATATTCTTCTTGTCTTCTTCTGGTAGTAGTAGCAGTATCATGGAAAGCTTTGAACTGGGTATGGTTTAGGCCGAGGAAGCTGGAGAAACGTCTGAAAGAGCAAGGTTTCAGGGGAAACCCTTACAAGCTGCTCCATGGAGACATCAAAGAGATGTCAACCCTGCATAAAGAAGCCCAATCCAAGAATCTTAATCTCTCCGACGACATCGTACCAAGAGTTATTCCTCAATATCTTGGAGCCGTTAAGAAATATG GAAAGAAAACATATTTATGGCTTGGGCCGAAGCCTGCCATGGTGATCATGGACCCTGAGCAAGTGAAGGAAATTACACAAAAGGTATATGTTTTCCAGAAGCCACATGGAAATCCACTTAGAAGAATGCTGACTCCAGGAATAGTGATGTATGAAGGGGATAAATGGACCCAACACAGGAAACTCCTCAACCCAGCTTTCCATATTGAGAAATTGAAG CTTATGCTCCCAGCCTTTCATAAACGTGCAAGTGAGGTGGTGAACAAATGGGAGAAAGTTGTTTCACCAAAGGGGTCGGCTGAAGTGGATGTTTGGCCAAATCTTCAAGCTCTAACCAGCGATGCAATTTCTCGAACAGCATTTGGCAGCAACTATGAAGAAGGAAGAAGGATCTTTGAACTCCAAAGAGAGCAAGCTGAGCATATCGTCGAGGCTGGAGGCTCGGTGTACATCTACATCCCAGGATTCAG GTTCTTGCCAACCAAGAGGCACAGAAGAATGAAACAAATTACCAAAGAAGTTAATGATTCAATTCGGGAAATGATCGACACAAGAAAAAAAGCAATGAGAGCAGGAGAAGCCCGTACGGACAACTTGTTAGGATTAATGCTTCAATCCAATtctcaagaaattgagaagcaTGGAAACAAGGACTATGGTATGACTACGGAAGAAATCATTGACGAGTGCAAGCTGTTCTACTTGGCTGGCCAGGAGACTACTTCTGCACTACTTGTCTGGACAATGATCTACCTCTCTAGGTACCCCGATTGGCAGGCACGTGCTAGAGAAGAGGTTTTGCAACATTTTGGAGCAAACGATCCAGAATTTGATGGGCTAAATCAGCTCAAAATT GTCAACATGATCTTGCATGAGGTTTTAAGGTTATGTCCTCCAATTACTGCAACAGCTCGAAGAATTGCCGAAGAAACTAAATTAGGAAATTTAACTATCCCGGTTGGGGTACTACTCGTGCTGCCAATAATGTTAATGCATCATGACCCTGATATATGGGGCGAGGATGTGAAGGAATTTAAGCCGGAGAGGTTTGCTGAAGGGGTATCACATGCAACCAAGGGCCGACTTGCGTTCTGGCCATTTGGCTGGGGACCTCGCATTTGCATTGGACAAAATTTTGCCATGTTGGAAGCAAAACTGGCGATGTCTATGATTCTGCAACGCTTCTCCTTTGAACTTTCACCATCTTATGCTCATTCTCCCCGAGTAGCAGTAACACTTCGACCCCAGTATGGAGCTCACTTGATTCTGCGGAAAGTATAG